The sequence tggctgaagaaattcctcctcatctctgttttaaaggatcgtccctttagcctgaggttgtgccctctggttctagtttttcccacgagtggaaacatcctctccacgtccactctatccaggcctcgcagtatcctgtaagtttcaagaggatcccccccccctcatcctcctaaactccaacgagtacagacccagagtcctcaaccgttcctcatacgacaagctcttcattccagggaatcattcttgtgaacctcctctggaccctttccaaggccggcacatccttccttagatacagggcccaaaactgctctcaatcctccaaatggtgtctgaccagagccttatacagcctcagaagtacatccctgctcttgtattctagccctctcgacatgaacgctaacattgcatttgccttcctaactgccgactgaacctgcacgttaaccttaagagaatcttgaacagggactcccaagtccctttgtgcttctgatttcctaagcattttcccatttagaaaatagtctatctcCCCTTTAAGACGTCCCTTTAAACTGACCTGTTCGGTTCAACTGTCCCAATCTATCCAAAGTTGTTTTTTCATCATCTTTCGATGGCtagcgttccccccccccccccccccccccccgagaagcGACTCGGGACAGCTTAACATGGTGAAATGATGTAAATTTGAATAGTGGGTGAGTGCGTTGTTTGAAAACCCCTGTCGGGAGGTGGGAAAGAATGGGTGACGCGTGGGACCCCCCTCTCGGTGAGGGGCTCTGAGCTGAAAGCAAGCTGCTGGAGTTTAACACCCTTCCGTCTGTCTCGTTTCCACGGAAGGCCACGGAAGTAAAGATCAACAGCGTGGAATTCAACCAGGAGTTTATATCACGAATGATTCCCAAGATGGAGTGGGGAGCGCTGGTCGAGGCAGCAGAGAGTGTGAGTAATTCTAATTTAACAAACTAATCACTCATGTGAaccagcgaaggaacggccgatatatttccgagtcgggatggtgagtggctcggaggggggaacttgcaggtggtgggtgttccccatgtgtctgcttctgatttgatttattattgccacatgtatacagtcaaaagtactgtttcttgtacgctgtacagacaaagcataccgttcatagagaaggaaaggagagagtgcagaatgtagtgttacagtcatagagaaaggtgtagagaaagatcaacttaatgcaaggtaggtccattcaaataatgttgcccttgtacttctaggggtggcacagtgggttagcgctgctgcctcacagcgccagggacccgggttcgattcccgg comes from Mustelus asterias unplaced genomic scaffold, sMusAst1.hap1.1 HAP1_SCAFFOLD_3551, whole genome shotgun sequence and encodes:
- the trmt112 gene encoding multifunctional methyltransferase subunit TRM112-like protein; translated protein: MKLLTHNLLSSHVRGVSRGFPLLLRATEVKINSVEFNQEFISRMIPKMEWGALVEAAESVSNSNLTN